The following nucleotide sequence is from Trypanosoma brucei gambiense DAL972 chromosome 3, complete sequence.
TCATGGAAACAAAGAATGAGTTAGCGAGCCTTAGCGCAACGAAAGCAAACCTGCAGCGCATGCTTGACttgcacaacaaaaaacaaggcgAGGAGGCACCCGCTCCACAAGGGACTCCAGCTGCCACTACcaatgctgctgctgctgctgctgctgctgaaatgAGGAGGTGCAGTATGCCAAATGCCAACGCGCAAGCGGGGCTGCTTAACCGTAACTTCATGCGTGCCAATTCATACGCCCCCGTCATGACGTCATTCTCCACGGCGTGCTCATTGGCGGTTCCTCAACGTGTTGGACTTAGCCGCCGTAGTAGTTGTAGCAGCAATGCCACCTCATCGACGAAACTATGGTCAGGAGGTGCTAATCCCGTGGTTGAACGCAGCAAAAGTCCAGGAGACAGTAAATGGCGGCAACTATTCTTTGAGACGCGTCGGCAGAATGAACTGCTGCAAAGCGAGCTCAGTAAAATTCGTGCTGACCGCTGTTGCGTCGATACGGATGCTGGAAACGGGGAAGTATCGCAGACGGCACATGTTAACTTATCGTCATCGCAGTTGGCGGCTTCTTTGGCTGAGGTGGAGCGGATGCGGGAGGAACTCAACAAGGAACGGGAAAAGAACCGGACAAGGAACCGCCTGGGAGCCCAATTGCTGCGCGACGTAGCATTTCTTGCGAGAAAAGTTCGCATGTACGAGCAGGCGGAGTCTGCGTCGCTCCTCCATCGGTACAAGGATCTAAGTCTAACGAAGGATCAGCTAATGCAGGAGCTGTTCGAATCCCGCAAAGCCATTGCTGTATTAAATATGAAACTGAAGGAGTCAACAACAAGGGtgggaaagaaacacaacGGATCACAGTGTGAGGCCACAAGCCAACCGGTCATAGTCGAGGGTCTCGCCAATGCCCTCGAGGAGGCACTTCGTGATAATGAAATACTTCGCGAGGAGCGGGGGTGTTTGATTTCTGAGAAGCGGTTTCGAGAGGAGTCGTATCAGGCGGAATTGAAGAGCCGTGTGGTGGAAATGGAGAAATTAACTGCCGCACTGGACGAACTGAGAGGCCAAATGGCACAGTTGTGGAAGGGCAAACGTGGCACTAATTCCAACAGTACCGCAACTCCCGCTACGAAATTTCGCTCACCGTCGCGTAGCCTCCCACAAAATGGTGCACCAGCGGGGTTTCGCCTATCAGTAGAGGATGGTGTTGTGAAGGTAATAGACGGAAGTGGCTGCAGTCCATGCACCAGTTGTTCCATAACgcaaaacagcaacaccacTCCCATGAGCAATTGCAATAATGCAAAGGTAAAGCCGAAGCTGTCTCCAATGCGAAGCGCAGTGCCGGTGCTTTAAGAAGGAAGGGGGCCTACATTAGTATTGATTAGAATGAGATGAAATAACGTAGCTATATCCAGTGGGATTAACTGctatattattgttattattaatttcatttatttatttttcatcaGTTTCCACATTTAGTAGACGTAGATGTAGACGACGTGAATACTTTTTGATCCGTCCATTCATTTACCTTTTTGATTGgggttttcttcttgtttgtgctcacttgtttttgtttttgttttttttaacccTTCCACCCTTTTCACCGTTGTTCCTTCCGTTCTTTGGTGATGGAATAACCGGAAGGgcgacgtttcttcatttttttttcttccctctctctctatcttcttgtgttgttttccttaacACACAGGTGCagcattttcccccttaatGCAGTGCTGCTTTCATGCGGTTTcgattttcttctttttctttttctgtttttttttttttgtgtgtgaggTGTGCTGGGATGAGGGATAATAACGTTTGGGGGGGAGGGTGGGAGGGTTGCAGAAATTATTATAGAAGGAAAGTGAGAGTGAACAGCaaggcaaaaggaaagacaaaaggaaagggaaaggaaagtttTAAAGATTATAAAAGAgagatgggggaaaaaaggcaggatatatatatatatatattatatataatatataatataaatTTAGTTGTGTGTGCCCGTATTTACGATCTGATACGATCATACATTaaccattgtttttttttgtcacctACCAGTTTTATGAcatgaaagggaaagaaagaaaaaatagagaagatGAATGTCACAATAAATCATTTaagtaaagaaaatatattattaacggaagggagaaacaaaagggagaggaggaagaggaggactTAAAAACTTTGTTGAGTTGCGGTGATGATCAgcggtttctttttttttgttttgttgatgatgaggaacaCTCGTGCAAGCATAGGAGAGAGGgaattgtttcttttgttttaactttttttctttttgaatttcATTTTTAGATCTTATTGTTTTAACacccattcttttcttttcttttttttgtgtgtgctcgttgtcgtttcctctttgatactgtttaactttttttcttttttgctagTAACTTTTGTTACTTTGAGAAGACACACACTTGaggtcatatatatatgtgtgtgtgtgtttgggcaGAAATGAAATAATGTTTTCGTATGAATTGTGATGTTgtggttaaaaaaaaagaaataaatgcaaCACGGGAGTCAAGTAACAATAGACAAATATCTACACAAAACGTCTGGAGTCTTGAAGTGGGAGAATGAATAGCGAATCGAAATATTTTGTAAGAGGAGAAACCACACGAAATGGCGTCGAAAGTGAAGTGAAACATGATTTGATATTAGCAAAAGAATCGGAGTGACGGTGCGAAGGTCATTTCATTGATGGAATTGTTTGGACCTCGTGAGTTGAGGCACGGGAGTGCCGCAGCACTgcaatcttctttttttcttaattatttctcctctattttttattttgctttttaaaaaaaaaaatgttccgTCGATGCCTTTCGTTACTTTGTTTCTTATCTTCTTCTTAGCTTCCGCCACATGAATTCTCCATCATGGCTTTGAGTTTCAAATGTTTTTACACACATGTTTTCCAGCACTGTTGTGTTCCCCACTGATTAATCACCCGAAGACGTGTAGATGTTTCCTacttttatatatttatttattgatacATATTCattcatatatttatgttaagacgtacatatatacaaacaaacaagcaaacaaataaaagtatTTGTACATGTTTGACTCTTCGTTATTGTGCGATACATATTTTCCATGAGTGAATTGTTGGCAGTCTCACATTAACTCGGAATCAACTACGCGGGAGCGAGTTATTATGGgcatctgcttttttttttaaaaaatccctccttgttgttgttgttgtctttaTGAGTGTTCTGTGGTGAAGactatttccccccttttattgcttttgtttcctcatcTCCGCAACATCCCGCAACTCCTCAATTACttcaataaaacaaaaacaaaaaaagaaggaagaaaacacttaagtttttcttttcttttttttatttgtttaatgactttcccttttcgttTCGCACGATCCTGTTATGCTCACGTGCTGACATCTGTGGTCGGTGCAACATAATTCTGAACCCCTTTGGTCATATGAGAAATTCCGTATCTTAGCGCAGCTGCTGtcatctattttttttgttccaatttccttccttccttccttgctTCCTcttgttcccttttctttaccctcctccccccctttttcaaCCTTtttaatgaaacaaaatgaacTGCGGCTCGCAAAGGTGAATGAATTGAAATATAAATGTATTGATGTGTGTTTGCTTCTTATGTTGCCGTGcacatctttttttaaaaaaaaatttgtttgCTCATTTTGTTCCCGTTCTTACTTCTCTTTTCACCTTGGAGCACTTGTAGACGGAAAAAGCATACCTCTCTTTATTTACTCCGCGTCCTCAACTCTTCGTGGTGGAGCCGTTGTTGCGAAGAAGGAGAACCAGCCGAGGCGTTACATAGAAAACAAGGTTGCCTCGCTGTgcgaaataaagaaaaagaaaaaagaaagaaagaaaaagaagagacgcCTTTTGTGAATGCATATTGCAGCGGACGCGTCGCTGAAGGAGCCCACGCTTTAGTGAATTtaaccttcccttttttctctttcgctcTATTGTGCGGGAGGTGCCCAAATCACGAGTAGGGGGAGGGGCGACAGTTACGTATACGGTTTATTGCGTCTTTACGCGTGTTTGGTGGAGTAGGTGGGGTATTCAACTTTTAAGATCACAGAATTGACCTGAAAAGGGACGCGAATTTTGGCTACATTTTTGAAAAGCGTGTTGAATGGCTAGCGTGAATGCTCCCACAACTCTCACCAGTGAGCTCTTCCATGCGCTTCCATGCCTGCGGGAGAATCCAACCGATAGTGTGCTCACCGCCGCACTGCTGCAATATTGTCAGGATGAAGATCTGGTATCCGCTGCAGATTTACTACTGCGGTTGATGGTGGATCAACCTCATGTGCAGCGGCGTATGACACGTTCTGTCGAGAATACACATCGACATATGCCGTTGCCTCAACCTGGAGATTTGCAGAACTTCACAGATAAGGTGCTACAAGCGCTATGCGATCGACATGTGTCACAACTATCTGAAAACTCAGGTGCTGCTGGGAGGAGTGTGAGGGCTCGCGGTAGCGGTTTTTCTTCGGTATCAGTGAGTGTGTCGGACATGCTGGCAACTGCAGCTGCATGGGGAAATGATTCCGTGAAATTGGAGGGGCTGGCACCTTTGCAGCCAACTAACCGGAAAGTTCACTTCTTCCCAACAGGCTGCTCACTGGTGGACCGCCTGCTCGCAGGAACCCCGTCAAATGCCACGGGTGGTGCTCTTGAAGGCGGGTTTTGCGCTGGACTTCTCACGGAGGTGCATGGTGAAGCAGGAAGCGGAAAGACACAACTTGTATTACAGTGCTTATTCCAATGCGTTGCTAGGCAACAGTGTGCTCTGTATGCTGTGAATCACTTACCCGAGCTGTTGATCAGCTCAGGCGATGGTGTTGGTGACAACACGTTTATTGATAGTTTGCGTGGCTTTGCAACTGAAAAGGTGGCGGCTCTTTATATTGTGTCTGAGGGCGTTCCTGCCAGCCGACTTGGACCACTCGCAACAGGGGCGCTTCATAGAGCAAAAGCGATGGTCCTTGCCGCGGCTTCCCGTCAACCGTCTATTGACGTGGAGCTTTTGAAGGCTCGTCTTGATGAATTCGTGACGGAACGAACTGTCGTTGCCGGTGTGGGGATTCGACCAGTTGATGGAGTTGGGGCGTTGTTACGACTGCTATCGGATGGTACGCTGTCTAGTGCCTTCTCATCTTTAGGCAATGTTGGGGTGGTTGTTGTAGATTCCATTGCAGATGTAGTGGCTGGTGGATCTTCGGGCGAGGAGATGAACCGTTGGGAAATTTCCACTACCGTAGCATCTGTGGGGAGTTTGTTGAAGTCATTTGCAGTTAAGGAAGGGGCTGCCGTGGTAGTAACGAATCAAGTTCGCACGTCGCTATCTGTTTCCGGTGAGGGGATGATACGCCGCCACACACCAGTACCCGCGTTGGGGATGCAATGGGCCGTTGCTCCTCATGTCCGTGTAAATCTGCGGCGACCGCAAAATACGGCAAACGCATCGCGTCGGCAATTCACGATAATATGCGGCCCTGCTCACCAACCCGCATATTGCTCTTATTTGATTTGTAACGAAGGTATATGCAACGACGAATGAATCGTGTTGTGCTGTTCCTTCGCTTAAGGTGTGGATGAATCGTTGGTGGTAAGTTACTGAGGCGTGTGGCTGAGCCCTATCGGTGGCGTCACTACCCGTTTTGTCGTTATTGATTTGGTTCAACTCCCTCGCACCCCACATTTCCGTCGCTCCGTGTGAAGTGCCGCGGGGTGGGGATCGGTTAAGTGATGTGCAATGGGTTGTTAGAATTTAAGGAAATCACAGGTGTGAAAATTTGTACTTGCTTGCACTTATTTGGCTGAGGATGCGACGTGGGCGCCTGACAAATCGATTTTGGCAACGAGTGAAGGACATCTGTAGTCAGGAGGCGGAAAGCTCATAGTGATCATAAGGCTTAACTCCGCAGCAGTGCATGGAGGGAGGTTCCCTTGTCTCGCAACTTCCAGAAGAGGTTCGCTTTTTTCCTGAGGATCGGTTGGAGCTGAGAAAACTTTATGGGAAATGGGGGGTCTGtgtctgtgtctgtgtgtgtaaaAGGTTCCACACGTGGGGCAAGAGtaagtttgtgtgtgtttaacCGTTCCTCTATGCCAGTGTTTCTACAAATAAAATTTCGATATCTCCTTGTTTTGTTACCTTTTCACTCTTTCTGTGTATACacgtaatatatatatatatatatatacatgtattaACACGCAGTTTCTGTTTGTCAGGTCGGGATGCTTTCTCAGAATGTGGCCAAAACGACGGTTCCGTCGTACTACATGATTCGGACGAATCTTCCGCATCGGAAGCCACAAAATCAGTGGGAAGGGGTGTACTACTACAGCGGCATAACGAAACGCCAGCGCCACCTCATTTTGCTGCATCGCAAACGTGAACGGGAGGCACATATGCGATCATTTAACATTTCACGGGCTTCTGTGCTGCAACGCCTGGAGCAACTCTCAGGGGACCGGAAGCAGGAGTCCCTACCACCACACGTTCGACTGGATTTGGCGGTTCGTTTGGCGCAACATGGGCTCTATCAACAGGCGACACCTATTGTTGATGAACTGCATCACCAGAAAGCGCTCCACGCAGGTCATTACGCACTCCTCATCAACGCACTAGCGTGTCCTCGTTTGGGCCAGCGGATTCTCCACTGTGACGCACAATGTGACCCGGCACTGACTTACAAACTACTTGGTGACGAGAACGGAGAGGAGCGAGCACAAGAGGCGTACCGTTGGTTTGATTTAGCACTTACTTCTCTTGCGGTGGATTGTGGAGGACGCACACAACCGAGCCAGTTTGTTCCTTACTTGCCGCAGGGGACATCTGCAGCTAGCCACATTACTAATGCGCTTATGCGAACGCTTCTCACCTGTGGTTACACGCACGTGGCTGCCATCCCCGACTCGGTGTACGACAGGATGGGTTCGATGGGTATCTCACCGACAATTAGCACCTACGAACTTGTTATGCTCGCTCTTTCACTTCAGGGAAACATGGTGGAGGCAGAGAGtattctctcctttcttcgTAGCCACCACAGTGAACACATAACAGTTGAAAGCTTTAACGCCCTTTTGTTGGGGCACCGTGAAGCGCGACAGTTCGACTGCTGTGACGCCATTTGGCAGGAACTTGTAGATCGCCGTTGGCCTCGAGCGAGCCCGCTGACCGCTGAACTGTACTTGCGTAGCATCATGGACCACGCCAATACCCCCACGAGTGAACCGCTTCAGAGTTTTGCCAACATTAACgtagtggaaaagaaaaaagtccCCCTCGTTTTAGCACAAATGGATGAGTTAGGTGTCCCGCGTACGCACCTGTCGCGTGTATTGATGGATGAAGTGGAGGACTCGTTACGTAAGTTCCAAACATATAGGTCGCGCTTTTATGAATGGGGTCGTGCGGTAAAACAATTTGACTTCATTGAGTTCCGACGACGTAACGGATGGTTATACGACCTTCACCTGATGAAGTGCACAACGAAACAAGTGGGGCCGCTGCGTGACTTCAACGATCCCGACGCCGTGCAGGGTGCCGTGGCGACGGCTGAGATTCCTGTATTCTTCAATGAAAGGCCAGCGTGGGAGCGGCCTCCCTTGGAAGAAACGCTTTACGTAACGACAAATAAGGAGCGGTATGACGACGTCCGTGGGGGTGACATTTACTATGACGATACGCGTGGTTTACATGACCGCTCGCCGACGTGGATGAATGAAGTGCCAGAAACACGGTACGATCGACTGTACGGCGTGAACCATCCAGACATCGCGAAGATTGGCATCCGCCGCCACCTGAATGTTGAATATGTGAACCGAAAGGAGGTTGTAGAGCGCGATGCGGCGCTTATGAAGAAAACATTAAGTAGTGGACGTCGCCTGCGGCACCGCGTGGAATCATCGCGTACGCATCGCAATGCTGGTTCACTCTCCGGGATCTcttccacagcaggtggtgggTCACGGTAGGGTTACCGCCGTGTTTTgcgggttttttttttgcctcttgTGTTTGACTTATCGGTTTTGTTGGGGATTGTGTCTGAAATATCCTGTCGCCCATGTCTGTCTCCTGTAAATAATGGTCTTGGTACATCCGACGTGTGTCCCTTATtcgttatcttttttcttttttttttcccccccggTGTTTCCCGTTGTCATTCTTACTTGTCACTGGCCTGCAGtgaaagtggaaagaaagaggaattTTAAGAGATGAAATCCCATGTTATGGTGGGCTGcgtttcttcctcttgttgttggtgttgttggcaCCTGTTCGGCTTGGTTATGAGGAGGTTTTGTTCGTTCTTAATTTacccgtttctttttttttttttaccactcAGTGGCATCTGGGGGCTGTTTGGCGTGCTGCTGCATTTTTTCGCTTTTAGATGCCTTTGCTCCCTAttatttattcttctttcattCCGCTACACACTTTTACATCTCCtgtttcccttcttcacAATAGGGTAAGACGTTTTTACGGCATAAGAAAGGTTCAGAAGTACACACAAACGCGAAGCGAAGTGGTGGGCATAGAAAGCGGTAGCGAAGGAGGGAACATCCAAAATAAAGGTATTAGTAGAAGCGAGGAAGAACTTAGCTtatccttcctctttttttttcttttcaatatTGTTTaatttgtttccattttgcTTCCGTTGAAACTTATTATTCGCACCACAAAACATACCTTCTCACGCAATGGGGCGTGGAAAGGGGCGTGGGAAGAACATTGACATTACCAAGAGTTTCTTCCAGCAAGCGGGATCGTTGGGTCGTGTTTCAGTCCAGCTCTCTCCAACTCGGGTTATTTCGGTAGGTGAGGACGAGATCAGCCCAACGAATGGTAGCAGAGCGGCTTTACAGCTGTGGCGAGATGACGGGACGGAGGTGGCGTTGAAATTGTGTCAGAATTGGAGGCAGGGTACATGTAATAGTCAAGGAGCTTGTAGTAATGCCCATGTGCTGGCATATCACAGCCAGATGCCTATGCCCAATATGGTGGGTGTGATGAATGCTTTTACACCCATTCCAATGCCTTCAACCGGCCCACGTGACAATTCCGAGAAATCGGTCTCACCTAAATGTTTACACCGGCCCCAGCTGCCACACCAACAACCACAAGGTGCCGTGGTTGATCCCGGCCGTGCAGCAGAACATAAGGTTAACAGTAAcaccacaaacacaacaagcCACGGTACACTCATTCCTGCACCTAGGAGTCAACAGAACAATCGGCAACTTTACGCGGCAAACAATAGTTCTGCACCTTCAGGCGTACGTGCTACCAACACAACCTGGGGGCGTGAGGCCCTTGGACCTGACAACCACTACGGAAGCCAACAGCAGACTCATAATCCTCAACCGCAACCGCAACATCaaccgcaacaacaacaacaacagcaacagctgcAGCAGCTTGCGACTCAACCCCGAGGTGCGTGGAATGTGTTGCAGCCTAACGATGATGGTAGACGACAGGCGGCGGGTGTTGTTTTAAGTGCTGCATATCTTGACAAATTGAATCAGAGACCAAAGGACAAGTGCGAGCTCGTGAAGCAGAAGGCTGCGAACAGTCAAAATAGCAGTAGTTTCAGCGGTAACAATAGTTTGAACAGGGGGAGCGCTCCGCGCCACCAACCATCCCGAAGCCCAACAGGGCCCCGAAGGGAAGACACGTGGGCAAGTGTTGCGGCGTTAAACCATTCAAACGGAGCTTCCGTCATTTGGGGCGATGGTGGTGTACAAATGTGGGATTTGATGTTGAATAATACCGCCGCCTCGCCAACCCCATCGCAGACCAGTGGTGTTAATCAACCGGCTTTGGGTCGTGATTTAAATACTGCTGCACTGAGACCAAATTCGGGCCAGTTGTGGTCATCCCTTGCTTCCAATGGTCGGCAACGGAGTGTCAACAACAATGCGGTCCCCAGCGCCACtattaacaacaacaacaacaacagcagcatgaACAGTGGTGGTTTCATCAGCGTAAACACCAGCCCCAACATCGGGAATAACAACAGCCCTCAGCAATGCTCCAGCAATAACGGTAATGGTGGTATAACTGGTGGAAGCAGAACCTCAAGTGCCGCTGCGTCTTCTGAAGCTCTGAAAAACCAACTGTTGCGAGCGTTGGTGGGTGGAGGAGCGGAAGCTGATGAACTcacttctcctcctcctcctcctcttccccgaGCAGAAGTTGCGCACAGTCGAGTGAGCAGCGGTATCGTTAGCATAAACACGGGTGCACCATCGGTTGGTTGTACTGCTGAAGGCATAAAATCGGGTGTGTTGTTAAGTTTATTAGGGAATGATGGAGATGGCGGAGTAATGCATGGGATGATGCCACCACAACCGCCTCCCCTTCAGGACGGTACTCACAAGATCCAACATTTGATGGCGCTGCTAACCACAGAATAGACTCATGTGaaacagtttcttttttcttttttttttacttcactttttttatttttattttgcctaCTTTAATTTTATTACGTAATTTTCGTCTACCAGTTTTGGTTGATGTGAAATTTGATGgtgcttgtttgtgtgtgtgcgcatgCGCATGTGCGTTGAcggaaggggaggaggaaaagagtgTTGGTAAAACAAAGTTTAGGGAGGTGATGATATTGGTGAAATTTGTTTCTTCAAAGGACGTAAAGAAAAGCAAGGAAGAAGTAGAAAAAggtggtggaggaaaaaTGAAGGGCATGATGTGGGAtggagtgaaggaaaagactgaagaaataaaaacaaacggaAGAGGTTGGGAaaactcctcctcccccccccccacaagaaaacagcaacaacaaaaaaaaacaaaacaaaacaatacaaGCGAAATCAGGTTGCCATATGGTGGTTTTGTCAGTGCATTCTAATGTTTTGCCTTGGCACTTTTTCCCATCTGATGTCTTTGGTTTTGGGGAGATTTATTTTGGTTACTGCCGTTTGCGTCGGCTGTTTAGTCCGGTTgatttcaccttttttttctttttctttttcgtgtatttcttttttcttttcttttttttctctctctttcctctttcctctttcctcttcttcttcgtgtGTGTGGCCTTTGCAATTTAAGAGATgtactaataataatttttgttattactacACAGcctcttttgtgtgtgtgtgtgtttctttcccGTTGGTTGTCCCCGAGACGTTAATTGTTGctgcggtgtttttttttccccctctttcttctttcgttttgttgtgcGCGTGTAGAGGAATGAgaaaaagtagaaataaCGTGacttaaagaaaaacaacaacaacaacaacaacaacaacaacaacttcttttgttgtttatttgtttcagtGTTGCGGctactttattattattattattaccattattattattattgttgttattattgtagCCGAAATTCCCTTGTTGATAGGTACGTATGTGtgcgtatttgtgtttgtttttttgttgattatttttccttcattgtGTGACTTTCTGTGCTGCAGTtgccttctttttgtgttcATTATGCTTATTACTCATTTCTCTGCTCGTCAGCTTTGCTATGAATATGCTTGTACACATATGCATGCACCAACTTAGGTATattaagtatatatatatatatatatatttgtgtttatgtatgTTTTGTTTGACTGATGCTCCTGCAATGTTTAATGTGGAAAAATGATATTTGGGCGATGAAGTGAAGCGTATGGTGAGAGGTTGTATAgttgaaatataaaaatatttcagttcttttttcttctttttaattccgttgtgttgtgttgggttgtgtttttgaaaattttgtgttctcttctcttctcttctgtttcgttttgtttatatatatatatatatatttatttatttatatatatatttatacgaaaaaaaaatgtggttaAGGGAAGGAATGTAAAGGAATATGAAGAtttcaaacaaaataaaaaaagagtgaatgGTGGCGCGACCgctttttccacctttgtGCGTATctgtgtgtgtcttttttttatttcttttctcgttatgagtaaaagaaaatataaaataactGTTCGTTAAGTAATTAATTAGGCGATTGAATATTGGAGGTGAGGGGAAAGGTGTGGCGACGAGgttcacagaaaaaaaaaacggaagaaaaggaagaggtgaAGGAGGTTTTGTTTGCAAAGAACTTCTGAAGTGAggttcttcctcttttttactttttttttttaaaatatccTGTTTTGTGTGCTTCTCCATTCATTTTAGTTGAACAGATGAGCATatagaatatatatatatatatatatatatatatatatatatgtatacatgtaACTGCGTAAACGAAGTTACATTTATTTGTTAGGGGCaaggcgttttttttcttttgcagcCATGCAACAAGTTGGAGTGCGAAACTGTTGCGTGAAgttattgttgtgttgtcgttgtttctttacttttttttttataatttaaATTATATTGGAGGAGGCGTtaaggaaaggaggagggaaagaggtggaggggaaaaaatatatatatatatttatgtttgaTTGCGATGGTAATTGATTGGGGTCGCTGCCATTTAattggtttgtttttaataGTTGCTTTGAGTTTATGTGTTGTTcttatgaaaatttttttttgatcatTTGTCGTACTCCTCTCTgttgtttacttttacttttactcaTTCAACTTTTCACCGCTTGTGTTAGCGACAGAGCGATGGGTCACGAGGCGTTgaccttcattttttttttttttggtccttttcccccctccccattcttttttgtctaaaaaaaaaattatctttttacctttatttccttctcccttcttccatttttttttcacttcttttttatgttttttttttttacaaaaaaaaaaaattaaaatgtaTTGGTTATATTTTTGTCGCTGCTGTTTGTCTCGTGGCGCTTCAGAAAGTAAATAGTGTGTGCGAAATATAGTGgattctgttgttttttttttttttgagtagGGAGAAGGGGCTGAGAGGCGGGGATTATTTAGTGACGACAATGAAGTGAAGCGATGTGcttattaataatattattattattattattgttgttgcgagtgttgttgttgtcattattgttattattagaTTTTTACGCAATGCACAACTGAGTGATTACAATCATaatcattattgttgttgtgattGGTACTATTCcttttaacattttttttattttgcgttTCTTACGACTTTATAACGTCTCCAATTCaattcacctttttttttattttgcgtgtgtgtgcgtttgaTTGTGATACCAACCGGTGGCAGTTTTCGCTGTGATCAAATATAATTCATTTGATcaatgaagagaaaataaaaggaaaaaaagaaagaaaaaaagacttaATTCCtcctattttcttcttttttttttgtgtgtgtgtcttctTATTACAGTACCCCTCTTTTTGATGTGTTATGGTTCCGTTGcgtctttctttcttttttttttttcgtatttaTTTACCCCCATCctctctttatttatttatctctctttctt
It contains:
- a CDS encoding DNA repair protein, putative — its product is MASVNAPTTLTSELFHALPCLRENPTDSVLTAALLQYCQDEDLVSAADLLLRLMVDQPHVQRRMTRSVENTHRHMPLPQPGDLQNFTDKVLQALCDRHVSQLSENSGAAGRSVRARGSGFSSVSVSVSDMLATAAAWGNDSVKLEGLAPLQPTNRKVHFFPTGCSLVDRLLAGTPSNATGGALEGGFCAGLLTEVHGEAGSGKTQLVLQCLFQCVARQQCALYAVNHLPELLISSGDGVGDNTFIDSLRGFATEKVAALYIVSEGVPASRLGPLATGALHRAKAMVLAAASRQPSIDVELLKARLDEFVTERTVVAGVGIRPVDGVGALLRLLSDGTLSSAFSSLGNVGVVVVDSIADVVAGGSSGEEMNRWEISTTVASVGSLLKSFAVKEGAAVVVTNQVRTSLSVSGEGMIRRHTPVPALGMQWAVAPHVRVNLRRPQNTANASRRQFTIICGPAHQPAYCSYLICNEGICNDE